Part of the Sulfitobacter donghicola DSW-25 = KCTC 12864 = JCM 14565 genome, TGGCTGGACAATAGAATCTGTTTGTCATCCCCCATGACTTCCTCAAGGGCGCGGACAGATTTGTCGCGACCGACGAAAAGGGGAACAATCATATGTGGGAATACGACGATATCGCGCAATGGAAGTACGGGATAGCTCGCGTTCAGAGGCTCGTGCATGCTCTTTTCCTTATCTTGGCAAAGCGGCACCAGTCCCTCTTTGAGGCAACTTTCGACCGCTTCCTGTATGGATAGGATATTTGGGCACCCTACCCGCCTGTTTCAATGGTGAGCCTGCTTTTTTCGGCCCGTTTGCTATAACATGGCGTGATCGCTAACTATGGGCAACTGCCGAATGGCCTACGTTTGAGAGAAATCTTCAGTGCTTTGGCAGAAAACCGCATTAACGTTACCATTCAGGCAGCAATTTTCCAAATTTGTAACGCAATCCTTGATCGACACCCCAAACGGCGCTATCCTCGCCGAAATAAATCTATCGGGAGGAGATCAACATGGCTGATGCCTTTATCTGCGACGCAGTGCGCACACCTATTGGGCGTTACGGTGGCGGTCTGTCCTCTGTGCGGGCCGATGATCTGGCCGCGGCCCCGCTAGCCGCTCTTATGGCGCGCAATGGCAGTGTCGACTGGACGCAGATTGACGATGTTTTCATGGGCTGCGCGAACCAAGCAGGAGAAGACAACCGCAATGTCGCCCGTATGGCTGCCCTGCTGGCTGGCCTGCCTGTTGATGTACCCGGGATCACGTTGAACCGTCTTTGCGCCTCTGGATTGGATGCGGTCGGCCAAGCCGCCCGCGCCATCCGCGCAGGTGACATGGATCTGGCCATCGCCGGTGGGGTCGAAAGCATGAGCCGCGCACCCTTTGTGATGCCCAAGGCCGAAACCGCCTTTGGCCGCGCCAATGCGGTTTATGACACAACCATCGGCTGGCGTTTCGTCAACAAAAAGATGCAGGGCGAATATGGCGTGGATTCCATGCCCGAAACCGCAGACAATGTTGCGGATGACCACGGCGTCAGCCGCGCCGATCAGGATGCATTTGCGCTTCGCTCGCAACAACGTTGGGCCGCAGCCGATGCCGCTGGCATCTTTGCCGAGGAAATCATTCCTGTCACCATCCCGCAGCGCAAAGGGGATCCAAAGATCGTTGATCGCGACGAACACCCCCGCCCCCAGACCGAAGCAGCCGCATTGGCCAAGCTGCGCGGCATCAACGGGGTTGATAAAACGGTAACCGCTGGGAATGCCTCGGGCGTGAATGACGGCGCGGCGGCGATGTTGATCGCCTCTGAAGCGGCGGCTGCCCAGCACGGGTTGAAACCCATGGCGCGAATTGTTGCCATGTCGGCTGCTGGTGTGGCGCCGCGGGTGATGGGCATTGGCCCGATCCCAGCCGCCCAAAAGGTGCTAGAGCGCGCAGGCCTCACCATCGACCAGATGGATGTAATTGAACTGAACGAAGCTTTCGCCTCGCAAGGGCTTGCCACTCTGCGCGCTTTGGGCGTGGCGGATGACGCGCCGCATGTAAATGCCAACGGGGGCGCGATTGCGATTGGGCACCCGCTGGGCATGTCTGGCTCTCGTCTGGCGTTGACCGCGGCCTACCAGCTTCAGCGCACAGGCGGGCGCTATGCGCTGTGCACCATGTGTGTCGGCGTTGGCCAAGGTGTCGCCCTTATTCTTGAACGCGCCAGCTAGGCGCCCCACCCCACCCGAAGCTTTCTGAAAGGATCTGAGACCATGTATGCACAGATGATCAAATCCACTGGCCAAGGCGTTAAAACCCTTGATGAGATGGACCCGCAAGAACGCGCCTTTCAAGAGCGTATCGACGCGGGCGGCAAGATCGAGCCGAAAGATTGGATGCCCGACGGGTACCGCAAGAACCTGATCCGCCAGATCGGCCAGCACGCGCATTCGGAAATTGTGGGCCAACTGCCCGAGGGCAACTGGATCACCCGCGCCCCGACATTGGAACGCAAGGCGATCCTGCTGGCCAAGGTGCAGGATGAGGCAGGCCACGGCCTGTACCTTTATTGTGCCGCTGAGACGCTGGGCATCACCCGCGACGAGATGTTCGAGGCCCTGAACGCGGGCAAGATGAAATACTCCTCCATCTTCAACTACCCCACACTGACATGGGCCGACATGGGGGCCGTTGGCTGGCTGGTGGATGGCGCGGCCATCATGAACCAAGTCCCGCTTCAGCGCACCTCTTATGGCCCCTACGCGCGCGCTATGGTGCGGATTTGCAAGGAAGAATCCTTTCACCAGCGCCAAGGCTTCGACATCATGATGAAGATGTGTGACGGTTCGGAAGCGCAAAAGAAGATGGCGCAGGATGCGTTGAACCGCTTTTGGTATCCTTCGCTGATGATGTTTGGCCCCTCCGACAAAGACAGCGTGCATTCGGCGCAATCCATGGCGTGGAAGATCAAGATGAACACCAACGACGAGCTGCGCCAAAAGTTCGTGGACCAGACCGTGCCGCAGGCCGAATACCTTGGCCTCAGCGTGCCTGACGATACGCTGGCATGGAACGAGGAAAAAGGCGGCTATGACTTCGCTGAACCCGACTGGAACGAATTCTTTGACGTGCTCAAAGGCAACGGCCCTTGCAACCATGACCGCCTCAGCACCCGCCAAAAGGCGTGGGATGATGGCGCGTGGGTGCGCGATGGCATGCTGGCCCACGCAGAAAAGAAACGCGCCACAAAAATGGCTGCTGAGTAAATGGCCGCCGCGTAACAGCGCCCTTGCAGCGCCCCTAAACGACATCAACCAGACGTGCCGCGCCCCGCGTGCGCACCGGAGGAACCACAATGACCCAACCAAAACGCACGGGCGAATGGCCCCTATTCGAAGTTTTCATCCGTGGTCAGCACGGGCTGAGCCACCGCCACGTCGGCTCGCTTCATGCGCCTGACGCTGAAATGGCGATGAAAAATGCGCGCGATGTGTATACGCGCCGCAATGAGGGGGTCTCGATCTGGGTGGTCGAAGCCGAGGCCATTCATGCCTCAGCGCCCGGTGACAAAGAGGCGCTGTATGATCCGTCAAACGACAAGGTCTACCGCCACCCTACCTTCTTTGATGTGCCAGACGAAGTGGGCCATATGTAATGACCCAAGACGCGCTTTTTCAAACCCTGCTGCGGCTGGGGGATAATACCCTTGTTCTGGGTCACCGCGTTTCGGAATGGTGCGGCAAGGCCCCTGTTCTGGAAGAAGATATCGCCCTTGCGAACACCGCGCTGGATTTCATCGGTCAGACGCAGATGTGGCTGGGCTATGCCGCCGAGGTTGAGGGCAAAGGCCGCAGCGCGGATGATCTCGCTTTTCTGCGCGATGTCTGGGATTTCCGGAATATCCTGATGGTTGAACGCCCCAATCTGGACTTTGGCCATACAATGATGCGCCAATTCCTGTTTGACGCCTATCACCGCGCCCTTTTGGCCGCGCTGAGCACGTCCTCGGATACGCGCATCGCGGAAATCGCCGCGAAATCGGTGAAGGAAGCGACCTATCACCTTGAACGCTCGGCGGAAACGGTCATCGCCCTTGGGGATGGCACCGAGGTAAGCCATGCCAAGATGCAAGAGGCGCTGAACCTGCTTTGGCCCTATGCGGGCGAGATGTTTGAGGCGGATGCCACCGATCAGCTGATGATCGACGCAGGTGTTCTGCCCGATCCAATGCCCCTGCGGGCGGAATGGATGGAGAAGGTTTCTCAGGTCATGGCTGAGGCGACCCTCAGCATCCCAGAGGATGATTTTGCCCATAAAGGCGGCCGCAGTGGCGCGCGCCATACCGAACATCTGGGTCATATGCTGACGCAAATGCAGTGGCTGCAACGCGCCTATCCTGGTGCCAACTGGTGAAACCCGATGTGGCGACAATCTGGGGCTGGCTGGACGAAGTTCCCGACCCTGAAATCCCTGTGATTTCAGTGGTGGATCTGGGCATCATCCGCGATGTCAGCTGGCAGGGCGATACGCTGGAGGTGGCGATCACGCCGACCTATTCAGGCTGCCCTGCCACCAGCATCATCAATCTGGATGTTGAAACGGCGCTGCGCGATCGCGGGCTGACGGATATCCGGCTCAGAACCCAGATATCGCCCCCATGGACCACCGAATGGCTATCCCCCAAAGGCGCGGCCAAGCTGGAGGATTACGGGATCGCCCCGCCCTCTCCCGCTGGTGGTCCCGCGCAATGCCCCCGCTGCAAATCAACCGATCTGCAAAAAGTGAGCCAGTTCGGCTCGACCCCTTGTAAGGCCCATTGGCGCTGTCTGAGCTGCCTAGAGCCTTTCGACTATTTCAAATGTATCTGAGGTAAACATGGCGCGTTTCCAATCCCTGACCGTCACAGACGTTCACAAAACCATCCGCGACGCCGTTGTGGTCAGCCTTGCGGCGCCCGAAGGTGATGATTTTGACTTTATCCAAGGGCAGTATCTGACCTTTCGCCGCGATTTTGATGGCGAAGAGCTGCGCCGCAGCTATTCGATCTGCGCAGGCCTAGACGACAACACGCTACAGGTCGGTATCAAACGGGTTGAGGGCGGCGCTTTTTCCACTTGGGCCAACGAAGAGCTAAAGGTCGGCGACACCCTAGAGGCGATGCCGCCACAGGGACGGTTTTACACCGACCTCAACGCGGATGCGCAAAACCACTATCTGGGCTTTGCGGGTGGGTCGGGGATCACCCCTGTTCTGTCGATCCTGCGATCGGTCCTCACGCGCGAGCCGAACTCGCGCTTTACCCTGGTCTATGCCAACCGCGCGGTGAACACGATCATGTTCCGCGCCGAGCTGGAAGACCTGAAAAACACCTATATGGGCCGTGTGAACATCATTCATGTGCTCGAGGCCGACGCGCAGGACATTGACCTGTTCACAGGTCGCGTGGATGAGGAAAAATGCGCCAAATTGTTCAGCAGCTGGATTGATATCAAATGCGTAGACACCGCGTTCATTTGCGGCCCCGAGCCGATGATGCTGGGCATTGCGGCGGCCTTGCGCAGCCATGGATTAAGCGACGAGCAGATCAAATTTGAACTTTTCGCCGCGTCCCAGCAGGGGCGCGCCAAACAGCGCAAGGTTTCGGCAACCGATGCCGCCGCCCATGCCACAACAGAGGCCTCGGTTAAAATGGATGGCGCTGTGCGCAGCTTTACCATGCCGCGCGATCAAAGCCTGCTGGATGCCGCGCTGGATAACGCCGTAGACGCGCCCTTTGCCTGCAAAGCGGGGGTGTGTTCGACCTGTCGTGCGCGCGTAACCGAAGGCGAGGTCGAGATGCTGACCAACCATGCGCTGGAAGATTACGAAGTGGCCGCTGGTTTTGTGCTGACGTGCCAATGTTACCCGCTCACCGACACGGTGAAATTTGACTATGACCAGTAAAGGCCAGCCCATGATGATGATCCCTTCTTTTGCCGCAGGCCAATGGGTTGCCCCCGACAGCGGCGCGCGCCCGATCGCCTCAGCCGTTACGGGCGAAGTGATCGCCCAAGCGGGCAATAACGCTCTCGATGTGGCTGGCATGCATGCCTATGCGCGCGATGTCGGTGGCCCTGCCCTGCGCGCGCTGACGTTTCATGATCGCGCAAGGATGCTCAAGGCGCTGGCGCTGCATCTGACTGAGCACAAACAAAAGCTATATGACCTGTCGTTTGAAACAGGCGCCACCCAAGCTGACCACGCCTTTGATATCGACGGCGGCATCGGCACGATGTTTGTCTTTGCCTCCAAAGGGCGGCGCGAAATGCCTGATGCGCAGATATATCTGGACGGCGAGCTAGAGCAGCTGGGCCGCACTGGCACCTTCCAAGGGCAGCATGTTTGTGTTCCTTTGCAAGGGGTTGGCATCCATATCAACGCCTATAACTTCCCCGTTTGGGGCATGTTAGAGAAATTCGCGCCGACTTTC contains:
- the paaA gene encoding 1,2-phenylacetyl-CoA epoxidase subunit PaaA, producing MYAQMIKSTGQGVKTLDEMDPQERAFQERIDAGGKIEPKDWMPDGYRKNLIRQIGQHAHSEIVGQLPEGNWITRAPTLERKAILLAKVQDEAGHGLYLYCAAETLGITRDEMFEALNAGKMKYSSIFNYPTLTWADMGAVGWLVDGAAIMNQVPLQRTSYGPYARAMVRICKEESFHQRQGFDIMMKMCDGSEAQKKMAQDALNRFWYPSLMMFGPSDKDSVHSAQSMAWKIKMNTNDELRQKFVDQTVPQAEYLGLSVPDDTLAWNEEKGGYDFAEPDWNEFFDVLKGNGPCNHDRLSTRQKAWDDGAWVRDGMLAHAEKKRATKMAAE
- the paaD gene encoding 1,2-phenylacetyl-CoA epoxidase subunit PaaD; amino-acid sequence: MKPDVATIWGWLDEVPDPEIPVISVVDLGIIRDVSWQGDTLEVAITPTYSGCPATSIINLDVETALRDRGLTDIRLRTQISPPWTTEWLSPKGAAKLEDYGIAPPSPAGGPAQCPRCKSTDLQKVSQFGSTPCKAHWRCLSCLEPFDYFKCI
- the paaB gene encoding 1,2-phenylacetyl-CoA epoxidase subunit PaaB, with the translated sequence MTQPKRTGEWPLFEVFIRGQHGLSHRHVGSLHAPDAEMAMKNARDVYTRRNEGVSIWVVEAEAIHASAPGDKEALYDPSNDKVYRHPTFFDVPDEVGHM
- the paaC gene encoding 1,2-phenylacetyl-CoA epoxidase subunit PaaC → MTQDALFQTLLRLGDNTLVLGHRVSEWCGKAPVLEEDIALANTALDFIGQTQMWLGYAAEVEGKGRSADDLAFLRDVWDFRNILMVERPNLDFGHTMMRQFLFDAYHRALLAALSTSSDTRIAEIAAKSVKEATYHLERSAETVIALGDGTEVSHAKMQEALNLLWPYAGEMFEADATDQLMIDAGVLPDPMPLRAEWMEKVSQVMAEATLSIPEDDFAHKGGRSGARHTEHLGHMLTQMQWLQRAYPGANW
- the paaE gene encoding 1,2-phenylacetyl-CoA epoxidase subunit PaaE, which gives rise to MARFQSLTVTDVHKTIRDAVVVSLAAPEGDDFDFIQGQYLTFRRDFDGEELRRSYSICAGLDDNTLQVGIKRVEGGAFSTWANEELKVGDTLEAMPPQGRFYTDLNADAQNHYLGFAGGSGITPVLSILRSVLTREPNSRFTLVYANRAVNTIMFRAELEDLKNTYMGRVNIIHVLEADAQDIDLFTGRVDEEKCAKLFSSWIDIKCVDTAFICGPEPMMLGIAAALRSHGLSDEQIKFELFAASQQGRAKQRKVSATDAAAHATTEASVKMDGAVRSFTMPRDQSLLDAALDNAVDAPFACKAGVCSTCRARVTEGEVEMLTNHALEDYEVAAGFVLTCQCYPLTDTVKFDYDQ
- the pcaF gene encoding 3-oxoadipyl-CoA thiolase, with protein sequence MADAFICDAVRTPIGRYGGGLSSVRADDLAAAPLAALMARNGSVDWTQIDDVFMGCANQAGEDNRNVARMAALLAGLPVDVPGITLNRLCASGLDAVGQAARAIRAGDMDLAIAGGVESMSRAPFVMPKAETAFGRANAVYDTTIGWRFVNKKMQGEYGVDSMPETADNVADDHGVSRADQDAFALRSQQRWAAADAAGIFAEEIIPVTIPQRKGDPKIVDRDEHPRPQTEAAALAKLRGINGVDKTVTAGNASGVNDGAAAMLIASEAAAAQHGLKPMARIVAMSAAGVAPRVMGIGPIPAAQKVLERAGLTIDQMDVIELNEAFASQGLATLRALGVADDAPHVNANGGAIAIGHPLGMSGSRLALTAAYQLQRTGGRYALCTMCVGVGQGVALILERAS